In the genome of Dermacentor silvarum isolate Dsil-2018 chromosome 1, BIME_Dsil_1.4, whole genome shotgun sequence, one region contains:
- the LOC119436785 gene encoding uncharacterized protein LOC119436785 encodes MKVLLVCGLVLVGAFLAEAAGGRELCGLSHDNIKGVLSCMAEHAPPEVKTKALEVLGEKGDNVAEIIKAKCETDVDFASLVSTVFSEHVATAIKAAYNHCKPASR; translated from the exons ATGAAGGTACTGCTCGTCTGCGGTCTCGTCCTCGTCGGTGCTTTCCTAGCTGAGGCGGCCGGTGGCCGGGAATTGTGCG gaCTGAGCCATGACAATATCAAGGGAGTTCTCAGCTGCATGGCTGAACACGCACCTCCTGAG GTTAAAACCAAGGCATTGGAGGTCCTTGGCGAGAAGGGAGACAACGTGGCCGAGATTATAAAGGCGAAATGCGAAACTGATGTCGACTTT gcCTCGCTGGTTTCGACAGTGTTCTCG gAGCATGTGGCGACCGCTATTAAAGCAGCCTACAACCATTGCAAGCCTGCCTCTCGTTAG